In Candidatus Anaeroferrophillus wilburensis, one DNA window encodes the following:
- the uvrB gene encoding excinuclease ABC subunit UvrB codes for MPPFVIHSPFEPQGDQPAAIDRLTEGLRFGARAQTLLGVTGSGKTFTLAQVIARVQKTTLVIAPNKTLAAQLYQEFKDLFPDNKVEYFVSYYDYYQPEAYIPSTDTFIEKDSSINEQIDKLRHAATVALLEREDVIIVASVSCIYGLGSPEAYKGMLLYLETGRDINREEVMRKLVEIQYQRNEIDFHRGTFRVRGDVVDVFPANMEDTALRLEFFGDELEQLSLFDPLTGRMLEKRLKFTIYPASHYVTPEENLGRAIKAIQDELRDRLQYFQANQQLLEAQRLEQRTMFDIEMMEQMGHCQGIENYSRHLTGRQPGEPPPTLMDYLPRDHLLIIDECHVTVPQIRGMYRGDRSRKETLVSYGFRLPSALDNRPLQFEEFEQLTNQVIYVSATPGDYELEQSGSQVVEQIIRPTGLVDPEVMVLPASSQVDDLLGRIRPVVEWGERVLVTTLTKRMAEDLCDYLQQLDFKVRYLHSDIDTLERTELIRNLRLGTFDILVGINLLREGLDIPEVSLVAILDADKEGFLRSHRSLIQTSGRAARNLHGKVIMYADRVTGSMHSALDEMERRREKQQQYNLLHHITPTSVVKKVQESIEVGYGEGVPAAESGAEELAGILAKGEKACERMVKRWEKEMAAAAKALNFERAAELRDQIKRLKTEMILA; via the coding sequence ATGCCTCCTTTTGTTATTCACTCACCATTCGAACCCCAGGGCGACCAGCCGGCGGCCATTGACCGGCTGACGGAAGGTCTGCGCTTTGGGGCAAGAGCACAGACCCTGCTGGGAGTGACCGGTTCCGGTAAAACCTTTACCCTGGCCCAGGTCATTGCCAGAGTCCAGAAAACCACTTTGGTCATTGCTCCCAACAAAACCCTGGCCGCGCAGCTCTACCAGGAATTCAAGGATCTCTTTCCTGACAATAAAGTCGAGTATTTTGTCAGCTACTATGACTACTACCAGCCGGAAGCCTATATTCCCAGTACTGACACCTTTATTGAAAAGGATTCATCCATCAATGAGCAGATTGACAAGCTGCGCCATGCGGCCACCGTCGCTCTGTTGGAGCGTGAGGATGTCATTATTGTCGCCAGCGTTTCCTGCATTTACGGCCTGGGTTCGCCGGAAGCCTACAAAGGGATGCTGCTTTACCTGGAAACCGGTCGGGATATCAACCGTGAAGAAGTGATGCGCAAGCTGGTGGAAATCCAGTACCAGCGCAATGAGATTGATTTCCATCGGGGAACCTTCCGGGTGCGGGGTGACGTGGTGGATGTTTTCCCTGCCAATATGGAGGATACCGCCCTGCGGCTGGAATTCTTCGGCGACGAGCTTGAACAGCTGTCCCTGTTTGATCCCCTGACCGGCAGGATGCTGGAAAAACGGCTGAAGTTTACTATTTATCCGGCCAGTCACTATGTCACTCCGGAAGAGAACCTCGGGCGGGCAATCAAGGCCATTCAAGATGAATTGAGGGACCGGCTGCAGTATTTTCAGGCCAATCAGCAGTTGCTGGAGGCCCAGCGACTAGAGCAGCGGACCATGTTTGATATTGAAATGATGGAGCAGATGGGCCACTGTCAGGGGATTGAAAATTATTCCCGCCATCTCACCGGCCGGCAGCCGGGCGAACCGCCGCCGACCCTGATGGATTATCTGCCCCGTGACCACCTGCTGATCATCGATGAATGCCATGTTACCGTACCCCAAATCCGGGGGATGTACCGTGGCGACCGCTCCCGAAAGGAAACCCTGGTCAGCTACGGCTTCCGTCTGCCCTCAGCCCTTGACAACCGGCCTTTGCAGTTTGAAGAATTTGAGCAGCTGACCAACCAGGTCATTTATGTCTCTGCGACTCCCGGTGATTATGAGCTGGAGCAGTCCGGCTCCCAGGTGGTCGAACAGATCATCAGACCCACCGGGCTGGTGGACCCGGAAGTCATGGTACTGCCGGCCAGCAGCCAGGTTGACGATCTTCTCGGCCGCATCAGGCCGGTAGTGGAGTGGGGCGAGCGGGTGCTGGTAACCACCCTGACCAAACGGATGGCCGAAGATCTCTGCGATTACCTGCAGCAGCTGGATTTCAAGGTTCGCTACCTCCACAGCGACATTGATACCCTGGAGCGGACCGAGTTGATCCGCAACCTGCGCCTCGGAACCTTTGATATCCTGGTGGGCATCAATCTGCTGCGGGAAGGACTTGATATCCCCGAAGTTTCCCTGGTGGCCATTCTGGATGCTGATAAAGAGGGGTTTTTACGCTCTCACCGTTCCCTTATCCAGACATCAGGGCGGGCAGCCCGTAATCTCCACGGCAAGGTGATCATGTACGCCGACCGGGTTACCGGTTCGATGCACAGCGCTCTTGACGAAATGGAGAGGCGGCGGGAAAAACAGCAGCAGTACAATCTGCTCCATCATATCACCCCCACCAGTGTGGTGAAAAAAGTGCAGGAATCCATTGAGGTTGGCTACGGGGAGGGAGTGCCAGCGGCTGAAAGTGGTGCCGAAGAGCTGGCAGGCATTCTGGCCAAAGGGGAAAAAGCCTGCGAGCGGATGGTCAAGCGCTGGGAAAAGGAGATGGCTGCCGCCGCCAAAGCACTCAATTTTGAGCGGGCGGCCGAACTGCGGGACCAGATCAAGCGCCTGAAAACCGAAATGATCCTTGCCTGA
- a CDS encoding DEAD/DEAH box helicase, whose protein sequence is MNTFADFGINNEILKSLSSLGFQEPTPVQAKVIPLMLERQSDLVSLAQTGTGKTAAFGLPLIQLTDTNSRQTQALVLCPTRELCVQVARDLTAFCRYIEGIMVLAVYGGANIEPQIRALRRGAQIIVATPGRLNDLINRGNVNISGVRYVVFDEADEMMQMGFQEELNAILANTPAEKNTLLFSATMSREVAAIASKYMTDPVEITIGKRNAGAENVDHEYYMVHARDRYLALRRIIDNCPDNYSIVFCRTRQETHDIANQLIQDGYNADALHGDLTQAQRDQVMGKFRSRKLQILVATDVAARGLDVNDLTHVINYNLPDDLANYTHRSGRTGRAGRTGISVVIIHMKERYKISEIERKINKKFKQCRIPSGLEICKKQLVSLVDDIANVTVNHEQIDPLYGEIAEKLESLDRDELIKRFVSLEFDRFLKYYRNAPDLNVRDSAPKRSGQRERQGRVPVVQANQKQKFTRFFLNVGRRDGIIPQGLIGTINDVPGGGRIKVGKIEIMRNTALLEADSRYTHQILDAFQRLKINGKTVSIKVARGNHAANQPQV, encoded by the coding sequence ATGAACACATTTGCAGATTTTGGCATCAACAACGAAATTCTCAAGAGTCTGTCATCCCTGGGTTTTCAGGAGCCAACGCCGGTTCAGGCCAAAGTCATTCCCTTGATGCTGGAACGGCAAAGTGACCTGGTCAGTCTGGCGCAAACCGGAACCGGCAAAACCGCCGCGTTCGGCCTGCCGCTCATTCAACTGACTGATACCAACAGCAGACAGACTCAGGCTTTGGTTCTGTGTCCCACACGGGAGCTGTGCGTTCAGGTCGCCAGAGATTTGACCGCTTTTTGCCGGTATATCGAGGGGATAATGGTGTTGGCGGTGTACGGCGGCGCCAATATTGAACCACAGATCAGAGCCCTGCGGCGCGGAGCCCAGATTATTGTCGCCACCCCGGGCCGCCTCAATGATCTGATCAACCGCGGTAATGTCAACATTTCAGGGGTGCGCTATGTTGTTTTCGATGAAGCCGATGAGATGATGCAAATGGGTTTTCAGGAGGAATTGAACGCCATCCTGGCGAATACGCCCGCCGAAAAAAACACTTTGCTGTTTTCGGCTACTATGTCGAGAGAAGTTGCGGCCATTGCCAGCAAGTATATGACTGATCCGGTGGAAATTACCATCGGCAAGCGCAATGCCGGTGCCGAGAATGTCGATCATGAATATTACATGGTCCATGCCAGGGATCGCTACCTCGCCCTGCGGCGGATCATAGACAACTGTCCTGACAACTACTCGATTGTTTTCTGCCGTACCCGGCAGGAGACCCATGACATTGCCAATCAATTGATCCAGGACGGCTACAATGCCGATGCCTTGCATGGCGATCTGACCCAGGCCCAGCGCGATCAGGTAATGGGGAAATTCCGCTCCAGAAAACTGCAGATCCTGGTGGCCACCGATGTTGCTGCCCGCGGTCTGGACGTGAATGATCTCACCCATGTGATCAATTACAACCTGCCTGACGACCTTGCCAACTACACCCACCGCAGCGGTCGTACCGGCCGGGCCGGTCGGACCGGCATCTCGGTGGTTATCATCCATATGAAGGAACGCTACAAGATCAGTGAGATTGAGCGGAAAATCAATAAGAAGTTCAAGCAGTGTCGGATTCCTTCAGGGCTGGAGATCTGCAAAAAGCAGTTGGTGAGCTTGGTTGACGACATTGCGAATGTTACGGTGAACCATGAGCAGATTGATCCCTTGTACGGGGAAATTGCCGAAAAGCTTGAGTCCCTGGACCGTGATGAGCTCATCAAACGATTTGTTTCCCTGGAGTTTGACCGCTTCCTGAAATACTACCGGAACGCTCCCGATCTCAATGTCAGGGACAGCGCACCGAAACGATCCGGGCAAAGGGAACGGCAGGGGAGAGTTCCGGTTGTCCAGGCAAACCAGAAACAGAAATTCACCCGTTTTTTCCTTAATGTCGGCCGGCGCGACGGGATTATTCCCCAGGGGCTGATTGGCACGATTAATGACGTTCCTGGAGGCGGGCGGATCAAGGTGGGAAAAATTGAAATTATGCGCAATACTGCGCTTCTTGAAGCCGACAGCAGGTACACCCACCAGATTCTTGATGCTTTTCAGCGTCTGAAAATCAATGGCAAAACAGTGTCCATTAAAGTCGCCCGCGGCAACCATGCCGCCAATCAGCCCCAGGTCTAG
- a CDS encoding RNA-binding protein: protein MVIYVGQLPFTTNESDLKELFAAFGEIASVKLIMDHYSGRSKGYGFIDMPSNSEADAAIKALNKTMFQGREIKVNQVHKERRGKRSKRRSRY, encoded by the coding sequence ATGGTTATTTATGTCGGTCAACTGCCTTTCACGACGAACGAAAGTGATTTGAAGGAACTTTTTGCGGCGTTTGGTGAGATCGCCAGTGTCAAATTGATCATGGATCACTATTCAGGCAGATCAAAAGGCTATGGCTTCATTGACATGCCGAGCAACTCGGAAGCTGATGCAGCGATCAAGGCCCTGAACAAAACCATGTTTCAGGGCAGGGAGATCAAAGTAAATCAGGTGCATAAAGAGCGCCGTGGCAAGCGTTCAAAGCGCCGTTCTCGCTATTAA
- a CDS encoding DUF1722 domain-containing protein encodes MRVWDINPGYLNRGSLLGEHRELHGIVSIITNGKKGYARHPETLRWVGYGWALRQRHTLLAAEMSLRGFTDRSPVVTEDGQGRWPESYIDLPGRQFQLLAEKYRDKEPGRIPLPKNVQQLWSQHKYSVLARDVNLYREIGRQVAGRRAKNDCAELAELLTALLRQPPSTSGLQNALQHMWGYVSDSPPGPKAKVESWSSCRLLREIQHRALASQEPYLTASTALSDLLAWTINTSDQTINSENGALNACHGALYAPDLL; translated from the coding sequence ATGAGAGTTTGGGATATCAATCCGGGTTATTTGAACCGGGGAAGTCTGCTTGGTGAACATCGAGAGCTGCACGGCATTGTCTCAATTATTACCAATGGGAAAAAAGGCTATGCGAGACATCCCGAAACCCTGCGCTGGGTTGGTTATGGCTGGGCGTTGAGACAGCGGCACACGTTGCTGGCAGCTGAAATGTCATTGCGGGGATTTACCGACAGATCGCCGGTGGTAACGGAGGACGGGCAAGGCCGTTGGCCGGAATCGTATATTGATCTGCCCGGCCGGCAGTTTCAGCTGCTGGCCGAAAAATACCGCGACAAGGAACCTGGCCGGATACCCTTACCAAAAAATGTCCAGCAGCTGTGGAGCCAGCATAAATATTCGGTGCTTGCCCGGGATGTCAATCTTTATCGGGAAATAGGTCGGCAGGTGGCTGGACGGCGGGCCAAAAATGATTGCGCAGAACTGGCTGAGCTGCTGACGGCGCTGCTGCGCCAGCCACCATCGACCAGCGGCCTGCAAAACGCCCTGCAGCACATGTGGGGATATGTATCCGACTCTCCGCCTGGGCCGAAAGCCAAGGTCGAGTCGTGGTCATCATGCCGGCTGCTGCGGGAGATTCAACATCGCGCCCTGGCTAGCCAAGAGCCCTATCTCACTGCCTCCACCGCCCTGAGTGACCTGCTGGCATGGACCATAAACACATCAGACCAGACGATTAATAGCGAGAACGGCGCTTTGAACGCTTGCCACGGCGCTCTTTATGCACCTGATTTACTTTGA
- a CDS encoding LysE family translocator: protein MNTLSLVSFSVAMLILAASPGPGVAATVSRSLASGFHSALAVIAGIVMGDLIYLLFVLFGLSLAAQTLGKLFIVVKIGGGAYLFWLGITIWRAKPHAFASSAPQSKDARPTANLISGLLVTLANPKVIVFYCGFLPTFIDLSSLQATDAAMIAGIVAIVLSGVLIVYAAAATYARRLFSSHKAIGRLNRSAVAVMMAAGIAIAAKQ, encoded by the coding sequence ATGAATACGCTTTCACTTGTCAGTTTTTCTGTTGCCATGCTGATTCTGGCGGCCAGCCCCGGACCGGGAGTGGCCGCCACTGTGTCCAGGTCACTGGCCTCCGGTTTTCACTCCGCCCTGGCGGTTATTGCCGGCATTGTCATGGGTGACCTCATCTATCTGTTGTTTGTCCTCTTCGGGCTTTCCCTGGCGGCGCAAACCCTGGGGAAACTTTTTATTGTCGTGAAAATCGGCGGCGGCGCCTACCTCTTCTGGCTTGGCATCACCATCTGGCGGGCAAAGCCGCACGCGTTTGCTTCGTCAGCTCCCCAGTCAAAAGATGCGCGGCCGACTGCTAATCTCATAAGCGGCCTGTTGGTCACCTTGGCCAATCCAAAGGTCATCGTTTTCTACTGCGGTTTTCTGCCAACCTTTATCGATTTGTCGAGTTTGCAGGCAACGGATGCGGCGATGATCGCTGGTATTGTCGCCATTGTTTTAAGTGGTGTTCTCATCGTCTACGCTGCCGCCGCCACCTATGCCCGGCGGTTATTTTCAAGTCATAAAGCAATCGGCCGGCTCAACCGCTCTGCCGTGGCGGTGATGATGGCGGCCGGCATTGCAATTGCAGCCAAACAGTAA
- a CDS encoding ABC transporter ATP-binding protein yields the protein MIQLESVTKVFQSGRREVKALNDISFCLEAGRFAAIIGKSGSGKSTLLNCMGGLEPPDTGTITCFGTPIYDLSARELSLFQRRSVGFVFQRGNLLSYLTVAENIGFPLTLNHITGSSQARRISELLERIGLASAATALPHELSSGETQRVAMARAIAHNPRILLADEPTANLDSATGRLVVELMHDLGRDHQCTIVMATHDLEITENAETVIHLNDGRIQAE from the coding sequence ATGATACAACTGGAATCGGTAACCAAGGTGTTCCAATCAGGACGTCGGGAAGTAAAAGCGTTGAACGACATTTCCTTTTGCCTGGAAGCAGGCAGATTTGCCGCCATTATCGGCAAATCTGGGTCGGGCAAATCAACGCTTTTGAACTGCATGGGCGGCCTGGAGCCGCCGGATACCGGAACAATCACCTGCTTCGGCACGCCGATCTATGACCTCAGTGCCCGCGAACTGAGCCTGTTTCAACGCCGCTCAGTGGGTTTTGTCTTTCAGCGGGGTAATCTTTTGTCCTATCTGACCGTTGCCGAAAATATCGGCTTTCCCCTTACCTTAAATCACATTACGGGAAGCAGCCAGGCCCGGCGGATCAGTGAACTGCTGGAGCGGATCGGACTTGCCTCAGCGGCAACGGCCCTGCCCCATGAGCTTTCCAGCGGGGAAACCCAGCGGGTGGCCATGGCGCGAGCCATCGCCCACAATCCCAGAATATTGCTGGCCGACGAACCGACTGCCAACCTGGACTCGGCAACCGGCCGACTGGTGGTCGAACTGATGCATGACCTGGGGCGGGATCATCAGTGCACCATCGTTATGGCAACCCATGACCTTGAGATCACAGAAAACGCTGAAACCGTCATCCATCTCAATGATGGCCGCATCCAAGCGGAATGA